DNA from Gouania willdenowi chromosome 15, fGouWil2.1, whole genome shotgun sequence:
acAGCGATGACCAATGGCGGggtttgaaacaaataacacacaataactACCAGTGAGAGTGTTATGTATTGTTCCCTTTTAGAAATGGTTTGTGACCCATCAAAGCAGACAAGACCTTTGATGGGCTGTGACATCACAATGATGTCTGCAGCACAGGTTTTGTTGGGTCACAGTGCAATATTTTTCCTTATCAATGAGCTGATTTGTAACTTTTCTCTCCAGGTGTTGGGAAAGGTGTATTCAGTGCTAAGCGATAAGGAGCAGAGAGTGGTTTATGATGAGCAGGGGGTCGTAGACGAAGAATCTGACGCATTGAGTCAAGATCGGTGCTGGGAAGATTACTGGAGACTGCTGTTTCCTAAGGTAATCAATCACAGGAAGTGTCTTTGATGAGTCATTATGACCTCACGTGTCTCACATCATGCTCTGTCATTATAACCCCAGGTCACACAGAACGACATTGTAGAGTTTGAGAAGAAATATAAAGGGTCCGATGAGGAGAGGAAGGATGTGATCCAGCTTTACATGCAGCACGAGGGAGACATGAACGCCATCATGGACTCCACTTTGTGCTGCACCCAAGAAGACGAGCCCAGACTCAGCAGCCTCATCCAGGAGGCCATAGAGAGCCAAGAAGTCCCAGCATACCCTGCGTTTACTCAGGAGAGTAACAAGAAAAAGAGGGCCCGTCGAAAGAGGGTGAGAGCGCCTTTTATTCTTATTCGTCAatctcaaggcccgggggccaaatttggcccttcaGTGCATCCAATTCAACCCACAGGAGACAAtagaaatgagaaaacaacaataataataataataattaccaagtaattcacaaaatcaatgaaactccacaatattagcagtgctcacatttttcccacgcttatatcacatgatggtagTCATTTTTTTGAATCTCAAATTGTTagaagaactctcaatttttccaaaatcctgcaattttcttcaaattattccacaaatttCATAACAGTTGGcgacaaaatcaaataaattgaaactGAAGATCCTGTAGGGACTGAAAtcagtcacttattgctttgatattatcattgccgtacatattttatcatttatttatgcatggaagtgcaaactggagcacaataatgatcaaattactcattttcccacctaaaatctgcagctcacttgagataaactgctccgtatttggcccctgaactaaatttaATTTGACACCCTTGTTATAGATGGtttatatttgacttttttatttccatacTTATGTTTAAGCTTCTGTAATGACTGAATTTCACATactgaccaaataattcagttgttgaTATCTGAAGTTCACAATTTtagtgaaactccacaatatttaagGGCTTGCAGTTTTTCATTCTTATATCACtagaatgcagtcattttaattttttaaaaatcttccATAAATCTTGCAACTTCTCACAAACaaatccacaaaattcctctaaattacaaaatcaagaatttctgaagtgaagatcctgcaggggcggatattaaaaactaggggACGATAACAgtaaaattgctcttttttcccctcacctaaaatctgctgctcactggagatcaaactggtccatatttgtcccctgaactaaaatgagtttgacacccctgctctaaatagTTAGTTTTCACACCGTGATTGTTGAATGTCATTAACCATGGATTTTTCAGGCTGACCGAGAACGAGAAGAAGCAGAGGAGATGCAGAAGGAGATGGGACTTGGAGATGAGGAGGACAGTCTGGTGATGATgctcaaggtgaaaaaaaacaaaaaaacagtgacaTTAAATGCAATTGTATATAAATTAAGATTTGTCAGGTTTTTCCCACATCACTAACATtccttttggtttttttttttgcagcaaaaGCAGAAATCCCGAGAGCAAAACTTCAACAGTTTTCTGTCTGATCTGGAGGctaaatactccaaaaaaagcacaaaatcccAAAGTGGACggaaagggaaaaaataaaagttgcttTACGGTGTaaagtgtgtatatatgtttttgCAGTTACTATATGCAACATCTCTTTAGTGTTGCAAAGCTAATTGAAGTGTCCAACAGTATTTTAGactttctttttggtttttaaaatgcataaataaatgtttaaatctcaTTTGTGAATGACTGtacttatttttgaataataataaaaaggcagtggttatccgtacggttgtcctatcaatatactgactgttgtccgtacggcaatcgtacaaatagacactttcttaaaaaaaaaaaagggtgtatTAAACTGGATTGATCATGAACCACAGAGAGCTACTACATTTCTGAATATATTTGGTTCCTTGCTTTCACATTGACATTCCATTCCTAAATCTCATATTGAAATAAGAGTGATCAGGCAGCTATATCAGACTACAAAACAGACTAGTTTAAAGTCAGGTTCGTCATCAGAATTATGCTAATCATCACCAATTATCCTGATAAATTTGACATGGAATTTTCCAAAATGTCTTGGGGACAAAAGTATTTTGTGTTGATATTAGCTCGTAAGCTCTATTCACTTGCTAAtcttaaaataaaagatttatgGAGAGctaatttgacaaaaatgaaGTGTATTCTTCAAACTACCACTAAAGTTTAGTGGTGCTCAAACTGGAGCCACAAATAAccccctcaaaaaaaaaatactttttggctttaaatataaatatgtaattgcacattttgttatttttatgagttttgaacAATTTTTCATTTgcaataaaggttacatttttgACTTATGGCAATATTTTGCACTTCAACATCACCGTAGTATTTAAAAACTGTTTGCTCGACTCTTTACCTTTAAAGAAATATCACCGTCACTtatctgttgaaaaaaaatagagctttttattaaacaaatcaaCGTTTGATTTTCATAGTTATTTACAAATGCATCTTATCACAGCATGACATGTTATTATAACAgcaaaacatacagtatgtctgtATACCTCAAGTCATGTCCTCTGGTTTATGATTTCAAGTAAGTGAGAGAAAATGTCGTTATTGTAGATACAGTACTGACCTCTGCAATGAGGCATCGGAGAAAATAGATGCATCTTTTGCCAATCTGTCCAAGTGTTAATCCCTGCATAGCCCCTTAGAGAGGATATATACAGacaatataatatacattacCATCATTCTGTGCATAAGTTACTCTTAGGATGGATGTGTTTGGCAGCCACCCAATGATGACTTCTAAAATACAAAACTAggcttttatacattttaggacatcctcacatcagagtgaggtatcaggaaaaactgtcatttatcaAACCAAACTGACTCatgtctcagcaaaacctccgtcaaatgACACACATGACGTCAccaatatgtgctgcttcagATATGAGAGTAAGTTgaattttcaatttattttttaagataaatgaacatttcatttaactatgtatttattaatcaaacaatacattttaacttttgaaaaataaaaaaaacggcTTTTCAACTTCATGTGTACTAcagtttccttcaaaataaaaggccatGTCGTGTTTTACGGACTGAGGCTGTTGAGTCtgatggcttttattttgaagcctgaggccgtgtcatttgatggcgtttggtttgacaagtgaTACTTTTTCATCTGATgaaggttttgctgagtcatgagtcagtttggtctgataaatgacaaataaatgatgaggttttcctgatacctcactgagacctgaggatgttctaaaatgtacaccgtaccTTTAACATAAACTCTACCAAAGCAGCATCATATGAAGAAGTAATGTTCGGCAGATGCTCCCACTGTTATTGATCTAAAAAAAGAGACTGGCTGAGGAGTCTGGAGGTCTGGGGTGGACTATAGGCCTGGTTTGCTGGCTCTGGATGAGAGGCCTCCTCGGATGTGGGATCGAGGTGGGACTGAGGCCAGTGGAGCTACGGCACAGGAACATATTTAATAACATATCAATAAAACCAAAATGATTTATTAAGACAACAGCTGCTGCTGATAAACAAGTCTGCATATGTTTTATCAGCTGCTTCATTCCACTGACCTGGAACATCAGCCTGTGGCTCtggttcttcttcatcttcaatGGGCGAGTGCCCCAAGGGATGATGGGAAAAGGAGTCCAGGAAAGATGAGCTGCTGATGCCAAGACTGATGCCAGTCACCCCGATTCCAAGAGAGTCTGTGGGGGGAGAGGAATGAATAACATTTTACCACATCAATCATAAAGTATGTTAGATATaagctgcaggagaagaagTAGAAATCTCAGTAACACAGGATCATGTTCTAAAGTAGGTATTCTTTGACTAGAAGCTTGACTAGGCTGCTGTTTTGGGGGCTAAAAAGTGGGAGGGATAAATTGAACTCCTTAAATGCCCACCCAATCTTTGATTAGTTGATACACTGTGAAGATGCCGTGTTGTTAAAGACCACATATTGTGAACCAAAGCAGAAAAACTGTCCCTCTGACAATTAGGGCAGGGCAACATCGACCAAAACccacatctcaatatttttcttcaaaatggcaatgaatgataataatctcaacatttttaacaaaataaaatgttaccagaaaaacaattttggattaaatgtggtaatgcaaaatgctacacaagcacatttattaacaaacagctgcacaatatgtgccatttttggcattttcttTCACAgaacatgtgagtgagttctgtagtgtagcctGTTTATTCTGGGTTCGGACGCATTCAGTGatccatcaaactgtgtttTTCCTGCTGTTCTGAGCAAAGCAGTGACTcgtaaaacaagtattttaatactaaaaaaactc
Protein-coding regions in this window:
- the dnajc9 gene encoding dnaJ homolog subfamily C member 9; translation: MGLLEQCKDLFRTSNLYEVLGVSKEAVEKEIRRSYYKVSLKVHPDRAPDDPQATEKFQVLGKVYSVLSDKEQRVVYDEQGVVDEESDALSQDRCWEDYWRLLFPKVTQNDIVEFEKKYKGSDEERKDVIQLYMQHEGDMNAIMDSTLCCTQEDEPRLSSLIQEAIESQEVPAYPAFTQESNKKKRARRKRADREREEAEEMQKEMGLGDEEDSLVMMLKQKQKSREQNFNSFLSDLEAKYSKKSTKSQSGRKGKK